A window of Acetonema longum DSM 6540 genomic DNA:
CTGTAGTTATTTGTAAAAAAGAGCCCCTTTCCTTGAGTGTTTTGCACTCAAGGAAAGGGGCTCTTTTATTCCTTACTTACGCTTCATCATCCGATCCGGGAGATTCTTCCTACGCCGAAAGACTGAGGCAAGGCGAAATTTTCCTTGGCTGGGGGTTGATTAAAGTACACAAAAAATGTAGTTCCCCGGTCACTCGTCTTTACCTGAATCGTAGCCTGATGGCGAGTAGCAATTTGGTAACAAATCGGTAACCCTAAGCCCGTACCGTTTTCCTTGGTGGTCAGAAACGGCATACCCAGGTTATCAAGAATATGCGACGGTATTCCGGACCCCTGATCGCTTATCGCGAGGGTGACCTGGTTTCCTTCCGAAGATGTGCAGATCGTGAGCTCACCGCCGGCCGGCATAGCTTCGATCGCATTGCGCACCAGATTGAGCAGCAACTGGCGGATTTCATGTTCATCCAAGTAGAGGGATGATATTTCTCCGAGATCAAACTTTGTGTATACGTTTGCGGCAGCAGCATTGGCCTGTATCAATGGACTCAGTGTCTGGATAATGGTATTCAGGGAGCAGCGCTTGAGATTGGCCACTTTATCTTTGGCCAGCATCAGGTATTCGCTGATGATCTCATTCGTCCGGTCCAGTTCCTCGATTAACAGATCATACCGCTCCTTGTACATAAGGCCCTCACGCGTCATACCCAGCAATTGCAGGTAGCCGCGTACCGTGGTGAGGGGATTGCGAATTTCGTGGGCCACACTGACCGCCATTTGTCCGACCATGTTCATCCGGTCCATGCGGGCGGCGATTTGCTCTAGTTCCTTGCGGGCCGTGACATCGCGGACAATGCCTTCGATAACCAGGCTGTTTCCTTGAGGATCCTGAATAAGGACCCACCTTTGCTCTACCCACACGATGTTCTGATCTTTGCGGATCAGACGAAACGTGAATGGCAAGCTGTTTGCCTTCGCGCAGTCCTTAATATAATTTTTAAACAGCGGCAAATCATCAGGGTGCACCACCTTCATGAACAGTTTGGGGTCGGCATACCATTCATCAGGGCTGTAGCCTGTCACCGCCAGAATGGCCGGACTGATATATTCCAGCTTGACGTAGGGCGACAGCCGGCAGCGGTAAATTACATCCACTGCGTTTTCCGCCAGTAATCGGTATTGAGTTTCTTTACTGAATAAATCTGCTCTTGTTTTTTCAAAATGCACAATTAAAGTACCTGTAGCGACAGCCAAGCGCAGAATACCACTGGCTAAGTTGATCCATGTAAGGAAGGCAAATGAAAAAGGAAGAATGAACGTGAGTATCCCCCATAGCATAAATGCATAGCCTGTGATAAGTCTGCCAACTCCCGGAAGATTCAGCCGGCGCAAAAAGAAGCCGGCTGTCCACAGTAGCGTTATGCTGGCAAACCAAGCGGGCGGTAAGATTTTATAGACCCCAGGCAAATCCAACAGTATAACTGCTATACTTATTAACGCAATACCGATTGAGCTGTATAGCCAGTTTTTGTTTGTGGGCTTGTTGGCGAAGAGACAGATTCCCCATACAAATACTACTCCGCAGCCAATGAATAGTAATTGATATATAATAAAGCCGAATGCATGCTGCTTCCAGGGGAATATTCCAAAATCAAAAAAAATATTGCGTAAAGAAAGGATAAACCAGGCTAGCGCCCAGATGCCAATATAGCGTTCGCGGTATATCGTATATAAATAGATATAAACAAGTATAGGCGAAAGTGTTCCTGCCATTGCACCAATCGCGGATAGCAACGCGTAATCCATGATCACTCACACCAATCTAATTATTTACATTTCTAAACATTCTTCCCAATGTAAATATCCTCCTTCTTTTATTTTACATTATTTTCACTCTGTGGAATTTTGATAGTATTTTTTGACTCATTACAGCAGAATGCTTCAAAAATAATTTATCTTGAAACTGAAGTTTGGTATAGTTAGCTTGCGAATAAAGCATTCGCAAAAGGAGGCCTTCTAATACGCTTGATTAAGAATGGTCTTTTAAGAAATCTTTAATATATTTAAGATATAATCAATTTACTAGGGTCTGGACTACGAACAGGCCATTTGGGGTGATTGGCTTTGAAACTTTTGGTCGTGGAAGACGAGGATCTCCTGCGTGACGCGATTGTTGCCGTT
This region includes:
- a CDS encoding ATP-binding protein; translated protein: MDYALLSAIGAMAGTLSPILVYIYLYTIYRERYIGIWALAWFILSLRNIFFDFGIFPWKQHAFGFIIYQLLFIGCGVVFVWGICLFANKPTNKNWLYSSIGIALISIAVILLDLPGVYKILPPAWFASITLLWTAGFFLRRLNLPGVGRLITGYAFMLWGILTFILPFSFAFLTWINLASGILRLAVATGTLIVHFEKTRADLFSKETQYRLLAENAVDVIYRCRLSPYVKLEYISPAILAVTGYSPDEWYADPKLFMKVVHPDDLPLFKNYIKDCAKANSLPFTFRLIRKDQNIVWVEQRWVLIQDPQGNSLVIEGIVRDVTARKELEQIAARMDRMNMVGQMAVSVAHEIRNPLTTVRGYLQLLGMTREGLMYKERYDLLIEELDRTNEIISEYLMLAKDKVANLKRCSLNTIIQTLSPLIQANAAAANVYTKFDLGEISSLYLDEHEIRQLLLNLVRNAIEAMPAGGELTICTSSEGNQVTLAISDQGSGIPSHILDNLGMPFLTTKENGTGLGLPICYQIATRHQATIQVKTSDRGTTFFVYFNQPPAKENFALPQSFGVGRISRIG